A segment of the Symmachiella macrocystis genome:
GACTATGACCCGAACCTGCACGGCCTGTCGTTGGTCTATCCCAATCCGTTGAACCCGCGGCGCTACGTCGTGGTCAATTCCGGCCACACGATGCACGAAAAGGATTTCAAATCTTCCAATTCCTGGTTGTTTCCGCGATTGGGGGACATTGCCGTGCAAAAATTCACGCAGGACGAGACCGGCGACCAATACCAGGAAGAGACCGTATTCGCCGACGTTTTCAACTCTCAGTGGCATCTGCCATCGGGGCTGAAACCAGCGAAATAATCCACCCGCCAACGAGTGCTTGTGAATCCGCCCGACCGCATTAGAATGTGGCTGGGGCCGTTTAAACAAACAGAATTCACCACGGAGGCACGGAGCAGGAAAAAGGCTGTAGACTTTAGACCCTAGGCTTTAGGAAAGATATGATCGACCAACCCTAAAACCTACAGTCTATGGACTACAGTCTAGTTTACTCCGTGCCTCCGTGGTGAAAAAACACCGAACATCAGCGTTGCAAACGTTTTCGAGACAGAAAGATCAGCATGGCCAAGGAAATGGACAAGATTGTAGCCCTGTGTAAGCGGCGGGGTTTTATTTTTCAGTCTTCGGAGATCTATGGCGGGCTGAACGGTTTTTGGGATTACGGTCCGCTCGGTGTGGAATTGAAGCGCAACGTCAAAGAGGCGTGGTGGAAGGATATGATTACGCGGCACGACGAATTGAGCGTGCTGGAGGGAGCCCCGTCGTCGTTTTCGATGACCGGCTTGGATTGTTCGATCATCATGCACCCGCAGGTCTGGAAGGTCTCGGGGCACTACGATCTGTTCCACGACTTCATGGTCGACTGCAAAGAATGCAAAAGTCGTTTTCGCGTGGATCATGTGACGGTGGCTGTTCGGCGAACCACGGGTGACAAAAAACCGGTCGCATGCGAAACATTTATCGTCGATGCGGAAACGGGCACCGGCTTGTCCAAAACGCAGTCGAAACGACTCGATCAGACGGTGGGTCAATACAAAAAGGAGTTTGGCGACGATATTGAGTGCGAACAGGTGACAATGAGCCTGGACGACTATTTGAAAGCGGCCCCTGTCGGCGGTCCGGCAGCCGGGTGTCCGAAATGCCGCGGCGAATTAACGCTGCCTCGCGAATTCAATCTGATGTTCAAAACGACCGTCGGCGCAATGGCGGGTGAAGAAGGCACTGCCTTTTTGCGGCCTGAAACGGCACAGGGCATCTTTATGAACTTCAAAAACGTGGTCGATAGCGGCCGGGTCAAGGTGCCGTTCGGCATTGCCCAGGTCGGCAAGAGTTTTCGCAACGAAATCACGCCGCGGAATTACACGTTCCGCTCGCGGGAATTTGAGCAGATGGAAATGGAGTTTTTCTGCCATCCGGATGATTCACGCAAATGGTACGAATATTGGCGCGACCGACGGTACGAGTGGTATGTGAAATACGGGCTGGCAGGCGATCGTCTGATTTTGCGGGATCATACGCCCGAAGAGTTGGCACACTATGCGGTGGGGACTGCTGATATTGAATACGCCTATCCGTTCCTCAGCGACGGCGAATACGGCGAACTGGAAGGCGTCGCACACCGCGCCGACTTTGACTTGCGTTCTCATATGGAAGGCAAGTTGGTGCTCGATGAGAACCAAGAGTTGGTTGTCGAACAAAATGAGCATGGTCAACCAAAATATCGTGGCAGCGGCAAGGATCTGCGGTACTTCGACGATCAGGCCCGCGAGCGATTCGTGCCGCACGTCATCGAACCGGCCGCCGGTGCGGACCGAGCGACGTTGGCGTTTCTTTGCGAAGCGTATCAAGAGGATGAGCAGCCGGACGAAAAGGGCAAGATGCAAACGCGGGTGTATATGAAATTTCATCCGCAATTGGCCCCGATCAAGGTAGCTGTCTTCCCGTTGATCAAAAAAGACGGCATGCCCGAAACGGCAGCTGGGCTGTATCGCGATCTGAAGCAAGCCGGCATCGCTTGCACGTTCGACCAACAGGCGGCCATCGGCCG
Coding sequences within it:
- a CDS encoding glycine--tRNA ligase; the protein is MAKEMDKIVALCKRRGFIFQSSEIYGGLNGFWDYGPLGVELKRNVKEAWWKDMITRHDELSVLEGAPSSFSMTGLDCSIIMHPQVWKVSGHYDLFHDFMVDCKECKSRFRVDHVTVAVRRTTGDKKPVACETFIVDAETGTGLSKTQSKRLDQTVGQYKKEFGDDIECEQVTMSLDDYLKAAPVGGPAAGCPKCRGELTLPREFNLMFKTTVGAMAGEEGTAFLRPETAQGIFMNFKNVVDSGRVKVPFGIAQVGKSFRNEITPRNYTFRSREFEQMEMEFFCHPDDSRKWYEYWRDRRYEWYVKYGLAGDRLILRDHTPEELAHYAVGTADIEYAYPFLSDGEYGELEGVAHRADFDLRSHMEGKLVLDENQELVVEQNEHGQPKYRGSGKDLRYFDDQARERFVPHVIEPAAGADRATLAFLCEAYQEDEQPDEKGKMQTRVYMKFHPQLAPIKVAVFPLIKKDGMPETAAGLYRDLKQAGIACTFDQQAAIGRRYRRQDEIGTPWCITIDGQTAEDNTVTLRDRDSLEQSRIPLADVVAEISARLNA